In Aquimarina sp. TRL1, a single window of DNA contains:
- a CDS encoding DUF5694 domain-containing protein, with protein sequence MKKLIYGITLLILPFSCISQENRAIKKSTSSKQENLVIKPEHFIGKHKAKVMILGIFHFNNPNLDSYKKQYSFDILKESRQKELEILLHKIAKYNPTKILIESDRIKMNDRINEQYQQYVHDSYDITSKRDETYQIAFKLAKKLKHDKIYCTDAPSEWFGANLDWDSYNREAYLKSTGQYNKTSRYDYNALYRLHDSLTSTQSLTEHLTLINTPSNRLKDHQAYLTETILEGAGDHYVGADSVGRWYRRNLRIFANAYDLTNFDQQERLLLIYGAGHVWQLRQFFTDSPDFDYIETNSYLTK encoded by the coding sequence ATGAAAAAGCTCATTTATGGAATTACACTATTAATCTTGCCATTCTCTTGTATATCTCAAGAAAACAGAGCTATCAAAAAATCTACATCATCAAAACAAGAAAATTTGGTGATAAAGCCAGAACATTTTATAGGGAAACACAAAGCTAAAGTGATGATTTTAGGGATCTTTCATTTTAATAACCCCAATTTGGATAGCTACAAAAAACAATACTCTTTTGACATTCTAAAAGAAAGCAGACAGAAAGAATTAGAAATATTACTACATAAAATTGCAAAATACAACCCAACAAAAATATTGATCGAATCTGATCGTATTAAAATGAACGATCGCATCAATGAACAATACCAACAATATGTACATGACTCATATGATATTACCAGCAAGAGAGATGAGACATACCAAATTGCTTTTAAACTAGCTAAAAAACTAAAGCATGATAAGATTTATTGTACTGATGCACCTTCTGAATGGTTCGGTGCTAATTTAGATTGGGACTCATACAACAGAGAGGCTTATCTCAAATCTACAGGGCAATACAATAAAACAAGTCGTTATGACTACAACGCTTTATACAGACTACATGACTCCTTAACTTCAACCCAATCACTAACAGAACATCTGACTTTAATAAATACCCCTTCAAATCGTTTAAAAGATCATCAGGCTTATTTAACCGAGACTATTTTAGAAGGAGCTGGAGATCATTACGTAGGAGCAGATTCTGTTGGAAGATGGTATCGTAGAAACCTAAGAATTTTTGCAAACGCATACGATCTTACTAATTTTGATCAACAAGAAAGACTTTTGCTTATTTATGGAGCTGGACATGTTTGGCAATTACGGCAATTCTTTACTGATTCCCCAGATTTTGATTATATAGAAACAAACAGTTATTTAACAAAATAA
- a CDS encoding metallophosphoesterase gives MNRTLVIGDIHGALKALKQVIEKAQVTPEDTLIFLGDYVDGWSDSTALVSYLIELQQTHQCIFIRGNHDDLCYTWLSEKQYFPEWLQHGGKVTMDGYNALSKEETSLHIQFYERLNNYHIDAKNRLFLHAGFTNLKGPHLEYFPKNFYWDRTLWEMALALDPNLDESSIHYPKRLLLFDEIFIGHTPVTRINKTIPTQAASVWNIDTGAAFKGPLTILNADTKEYWQSDPVFQLYPGEKGRN, from the coding sequence ATGAACAGAACCCTTGTCATCGGTGACATTCACGGTGCACTCAAAGCACTAAAACAAGTAATAGAAAAAGCACAAGTAACTCCAGAAGATACCTTAATTTTTTTAGGGGATTATGTAGATGGGTGGAGTGACAGCACAGCACTCGTTTCTTATTTAATTGAGCTGCAACAAACACATCAATGTATTTTTATTCGGGGAAATCACGACGATCTTTGCTATACTTGGCTGTCAGAAAAACAGTATTTCCCGGAATGGTTACAACACGGAGGAAAAGTAACCATGGATGGATACAACGCACTATCCAAAGAAGAAACCTCCCTACATATTCAATTTTATGAACGCCTGAATAATTATCATATTGATGCTAAGAATCGTTTGTTTTTGCACGCGGGGTTCACAAATCTAAAAGGACCTCACTTGGAATATTTTCCCAAAAATTTTTATTGGGATCGTACTCTTTGGGAAATGGCACTCGCATTAGACCCTAATTTGGACGAGTCTAGTATACATTATCCAAAAAGATTATTACTTTTTGACGAGATCTTTATCGGTCATACTCCTGTAACTCGCATTAATAAAACGATTCCAACTCAGGCTGCCTCTGTTTGGAATATCGACACCGGAGCTGCCTTTAAAGGTCCTTTGACGATCTTGAATGCAGATACCAAAGAATATTGGCAGAGTGACCCTGTTTTTCAACTATATCCAGGTGAAAAAGGAAGAAATTAG
- a CDS encoding MoxR family ATPase, with product MEENSSIDITSINEKIQQESAFVDLLTMEMNKVIVGQKHMVERLLIGLLGQGHILLEGVPGLAKTLAINTLSKAVHGDFSRIQFTPDLLPADVIGTLIYNMKENDFSIKKGPIFANFVLADEINRAPAKVQSALLEAMQEKQVTIGDETFVLDKPFLVMATQNPVEQEGTYPLPEAQVDRFMLKTVIDYPKLEEEQLIVRANLKGSFDTVNPVVSLEQILKAQQAVKEVYMDEKIEKYILDIIFATRYPERYGLENLKPLIGFGASPRGSINLATAAKCYAFIKRRGYVIPEDVRAIVHDVLRHRIGITYEAEAENVTSVDIINKIVNEIEVP from the coding sequence ATGGAAGAAAACAGTTCTATTGATATTACCTCAATAAATGAAAAGATACAACAGGAATCTGCTTTTGTAGACTTGTTAACTATGGAAATGAATAAAGTGATCGTAGGTCAGAAACACATGGTCGAACGATTACTGATAGGGTTGTTAGGACAAGGTCACATTCTATTGGAAGGGGTTCCTGGTTTAGCAAAAACCCTGGCGATTAATACGTTGTCCAAAGCAGTACATGGAGATTTTAGCCGAATTCAGTTTACTCCGGATTTATTACCGGCAGATGTAATAGGAACCTTGATTTATAATATGAAAGAGAATGATTTCTCGATCAAGAAAGGACCAATTTTTGCTAATTTTGTTTTAGCGGATGAGATTAACAGGGCTCCTGCCAAAGTGCAAAGTGCCTTACTGGAAGCAATGCAGGAAAAACAAGTGACAATCGGAGATGAAACTTTTGTGTTAGATAAGCCATTTTTGGTAATGGCTACTCAAAACCCGGTAGAACAGGAAGGAACATACCCGCTACCAGAAGCACAAGTCGATCGTTTTATGCTGAAAACAGTTATAGACTACCCTAAATTAGAGGAAGAGCAACTGATTGTACGAGCAAATCTTAAGGGATCTTTTGATACTGTAAATCCAGTGGTTTCCTTAGAACAAATCCTTAAGGCGCAACAAGCTGTGAAGGAAGTGTATATGGATGAGAAAATCGAGAAATACATTCTCGATATCATTTTTGCAACGAGATATCCAGAACGTTATGGACTGGAAAACCTAAAACCATTAATCGGTTTCGGAGCTTCTCCGAGAGGGAGTATCAATTTGGCAACTGCAGCAAAATGCTACGCCTTTATTAAGAGAAGAGGATATGTAATTCCTGAAGATGTGAGAGCTATTGTACATGATGTATTAAGACATCGAATTGGAATTACTTATGAAGCAGAAGCAGAAAATGTAACTTCAGTAGATATTATCAATAAGATTGTCAACGAGATCGAAGTGCCATAG
- a CDS encoding glutathionylspermidine synthase family protein → MVKENLLDPLEDSRFKEIKRLKKKHVPHQLHWYLKEDYFSEELLGVYPSEIHQFTKTAEEAYQLFEKATAHIIANDALEKLQIPSFFKECIVHSWNNRKKHAFLYGRFDLNAGFNNTRAKVIEFNADTCSTLPETIFWQPLQLEKLGNQFRQYNTLERDITESLKNLRSSMSHEKPVFLASTFGYKEDILNANCVMGAAYKAGYEPFYCDLEQVVFSEEEGIFYEVGGEYQPVDVWFKIVPWDWMFTEEPELAKTLATIVQKELCVVLNPAYTAIWQNKKFLAYITEHFPNQVIAETYLTEEKLQGRDYVSKPIYGRLGENVTLSRGKEIHSKGDYGQQSRVYQRFYPLVKDKEEYYYQTGVVYTQKPSAINFRTQESPIITDDCEFMSHFIW, encoded by the coding sequence ATGGTAAAGGAAAATCTTTTAGATCCTTTGGAGGATAGTCGTTTTAAGGAAATTAAGCGATTAAAAAAGAAACATGTTCCTCATCAATTACATTGGTATTTGAAGGAGGATTATTTTTCAGAAGAGTTGTTAGGGGTTTATCCCTCTGAGATACATCAATTCACAAAAACAGCTGAAGAAGCATACCAATTGTTTGAAAAAGCGACAGCGCATATTATTGCCAATGATGCTTTGGAAAAACTACAAATCCCATCTTTTTTTAAAGAGTGTATTGTACATAGCTGGAACAATCGTAAGAAGCATGCCTTTTTATACGGGCGCTTTGATCTTAATGCCGGATTCAATAATACAAGAGCGAAGGTTATTGAATTTAATGCAGATACCTGTAGCACATTACCAGAAACTATTTTTTGGCAACCCTTACAATTAGAAAAACTAGGAAACCAGTTTAGGCAGTATAATACACTGGAAAGAGATATTACCGAATCGCTGAAAAACTTACGCAGTTCCATGTCTCATGAAAAACCAGTTTTTCTGGCTTCTACATTCGGATATAAAGAAGATATATTGAATGCCAATTGTGTAATGGGTGCAGCTTATAAGGCGGGGTATGAGCCTTTCTATTGTGATCTGGAGCAGGTTGTTTTTTCTGAAGAAGAAGGGATTTTTTACGAAGTTGGAGGAGAATATCAACCCGTAGATGTATGGTTTAAAATTGTGCCTTGGGACTGGATGTTTACTGAGGAACCGGAATTAGCAAAAACATTGGCAACCATTGTTCAAAAAGAGTTATGTGTGGTGTTAAATCCTGCATATACAGCTATTTGGCAAAACAAAAAATTCCTGGCGTATATTACAGAGCATTTTCCGAATCAGGTGATTGCAGAAACATATCTGACAGAAGAAAAACTGCAAGGAAGAGACTATGTGTCTAAACCTATATATGGACGGTTGGGGGAGAATGTTACCCTTTCCAGAGGAAAAGAAATACATTCTAAAGGAGATTATGGTCAGCAGTCCAGAGTGTACCAACGATTTTATCCTTTGGTAAAAGACAAAGAAGAGTACTATTATCAGACAGGAGTTGTGTATACCCAGAAGCCCTCTGCAATAAACTTTAGAACACAAGAGAGTCCCATTATTACAGATGATTGTGAGTTTATGTCACATTTTATCTGGTAA
- a CDS encoding ATP-binding protein: protein MINKRLLIKNLLAHNDENSFYDKKRKLNLSEKEGKAKFLKHICALANSNPENNSYIVIGVEDDDNRIVGVDFFDDSKIQNLVNAYLDNPPLVAYENIHFPHLPSDKVVGLVSIRAIKNKICSLRKNIWKYYGGSVFFREGSMSMPKVFDIELKDTNSTVVEAIESHARNNIKLTLDGVFDFMSSRKDYNPNYKVFKEYFVICWAGKEKQTKEDTYYSRVDIALINEQVKLFYSQFDEVSIYISDEKFKIIEYVQLGLNNSYKYYPLEEVTISFKNNASYDIENKLLFKPPKFNRKTLYHFYNNNNAILEKLKNKVPLSPQEEKDLFALPGTYLICYFNEFKEAKEKLEGAKPYIKLYSTEVYQLYKESIRILRKVRYS, encoded by the coding sequence GTGATTAACAAACGTCTTCTTATTAAAAATTTATTGGCTCATAATGATGAAAATAGTTTTTATGACAAAAAACGAAAACTAAACTTGTCTGAAAAGGAAGGAAAAGCCAAGTTTCTGAAACACATTTGTGCTTTGGCTAATTCTAACCCAGAAAACAATTCCTATATCGTTATCGGAGTTGAAGATGACGACAACAGAATTGTTGGAGTAGATTTTTTTGATGACAGTAAAATTCAAAATCTGGTAAATGCCTATCTGGACAACCCCCCTCTGGTTGCTTATGAAAATATCCATTTCCCTCATTTACCCAGTGATAAAGTTGTCGGTCTTGTTTCTATTCGTGCCATCAAGAACAAGATCTGTTCTTTGAGAAAAAATATTTGGAAATACTATGGAGGCAGTGTCTTCTTTAGAGAAGGCAGCATGAGTATGCCTAAGGTTTTTGACATAGAGCTAAAAGACACCAACTCCACAGTTGTAGAAGCAATAGAAAGCCATGCACGTAATAACATCAAACTTACACTAGATGGAGTCTTTGATTTTATGAGCTCCAGAAAAGACTACAACCCTAACTACAAGGTATTTAAGGAGTATTTTGTTATTTGCTGGGCTGGTAAGGAGAAGCAAACCAAAGAAGACACTTATTATTCCCGTGTAGATATCGCTCTTATCAATGAACAGGTAAAATTGTTCTACTCTCAGTTTGATGAGGTAAGTATCTATATTTCGGATGAAAAATTCAAAATTATCGAGTATGTACAACTCGGACTTAACAACTCTTATAAGTATTACCCCCTGGAGGAGGTTACTATTTCTTTTAAAAACAATGCCAGTTATGATATAGAGAATAAGCTTTTATTCAAGCCTCCAAAATTCAACAGAAAAACCTTATATCATTTTTACAACAACAACAATGCAATTCTGGAAAAGCTGAAAAACAAGGTTCCATTATCCCCGCAAGAAGAAAAAGACCTGTTTGCGCTACCTGGAACCTATCTTATTTGTTATTTTAATGAGTTCAAAGAAGCAAAAGAAAAACTGGAAGGTGCTAAACCATACATAAAATTGTACAGTACAGAGGTCTATCAATTGTATAAAGAATCCATTCGTATTTTAAGAAAAGTAAGATATAGCTGA
- a CDS encoding polyamine aminopropyltransferase — protein sequence MKKKILLPLAVFIAGLCSIIYELLISTTATYFLGDGVRQFSIIIGIYLFSMGIGAFLSKYLKNQSLQFFILIEYALGFIGGISVPLLYFLFVNVNTTVLQILILCIIFIIGLLTGMEVPLLTFASSTKNFKSNLSHVLSLDYIGGLIATLLFPFVLLPFVGLFYSSILFGIVNILLGLFLNITFFKKKIATTLIGIFALLLLLTLVLFGGQLLKIWDQKIYKHPIVLNVQTPYQKIVLTKKQEDVRLYLNRVIQFSSADEHRYHESLVHIPLAAHSRPEKVLILGGGENLASREVLKNPLVSQIDVVDIDSTMFYLAKTNPHLTQINQHAATHPKVNLITEDAFTFLFTNQEPYDIIIADLPDPVNEAIARLYSKQFFLMAKRNLKKDGVFVTQSGEIYFSNTVFSCINRTLNTVFPFVKTYHTYIPSFGDWGFHIAANNDIDPDQLTITDNLQFLDTKQAVSSFQMPKDISIAATKINTLDNPIILDYFLDDWNTWKSDFTTNTK from the coding sequence ATGAAAAAAAAAATCCTATTACCCCTAGCCGTATTTATTGCCGGACTATGCTCCATTATTTATGAGCTCCTGATTAGTACGACTGCCACCTATTTTCTAGGAGATGGTGTCCGCCAATTCTCTATTATTATTGGTATTTATCTTTTCTCTATGGGGATTGGAGCTTTTTTATCTAAATATCTAAAAAACCAATCTCTTCAATTCTTTATCCTCATTGAGTATGCACTTGGTTTTATTGGAGGGATCTCCGTTCCTCTTCTCTATTTTCTTTTTGTTAATGTTAATACAACTGTACTACAAATATTAATTTTGTGTATTATTTTCATCATCGGATTATTAACCGGTATGGAAGTTCCTTTACTTACATTTGCCTCCAGCACTAAAAACTTTAAAAGCAATCTCTCTCATGTCTTATCACTAGATTATATAGGGGGTCTGATTGCCACCTTACTATTTCCTTTTGTTTTACTTCCTTTTGTTGGTCTTTTTTACTCTTCTATTCTTTTTGGAATTGTCAATATCTTATTGGGATTATTTCTGAATATCACTTTCTTCAAAAAGAAAATAGCAACTACCTTAATTGGAATTTTTGCTCTCCTATTGCTTCTTACTCTTGTGCTCTTTGGAGGGCAGTTATTAAAAATATGGGATCAAAAAATATACAAACATCCCATTGTTCTGAATGTTCAGACACCTTATCAAAAAATAGTACTAACCAAAAAGCAGGAGGATGTTCGGCTCTACCTAAATAGGGTAATTCAGTTTTCTTCTGCAGATGAACATCGATATCATGAAAGCTTAGTTCATATACCCCTTGCCGCACACTCCAGACCTGAAAAAGTACTGATTCTTGGTGGAGGAGAAAATCTGGCAAGCAGGGAGGTATTAAAAAACCCTCTGGTTTCTCAGATTGATGTTGTAGATATTGATAGCACCATGTTTTATCTGGCAAAAACAAACCCGCACCTGACTCAGATCAACCAACATGCTGCAACCCACCCAAAAGTAAACCTTATTACTGAAGATGCATTTACGTTTTTATTCACCAACCAGGAACCTTATGATATTATTATAGCCGACCTCCCTGATCCGGTAAATGAAGCAATTGCTCGATTGTACAGCAAGCAGTTTTTTTTAATGGCTAAACGCAACTTAAAGAAAGATGGGGTTTTTGTTACTCAATCCGGTGAAATTTATTTCTCTAACACTGTTTTCAGCTGTATCAACAGAACCTTGAATACTGTATTCCCATTTGTCAAAACATACCATACATATATTCCTTCCTTTGGAGATTGGGGTTTTCATATCGCAGCAAATAACGATATCGACCCTGATCAACTTACCATTACCGATAATTTACAATTTTTAGATACCAAACAAGCTGTTTCCTCGTTTCAAATGCCAAAAGATATTTCTATTGCAGCTACCAAGATCAATACCTTGGACAACCCCATCATATTAGATTATTTTTTGGACGACTGGAATACCTGGAAATCAGATTTTACCACAAACACAAAATAA
- a CDS encoding DNA helicase PriA, whose amino-acid sequence MEKQKRTISEQKKSCINCGAELTYKPGTHMTTCDYCGHKEEISPSEIGFEELELKPYLNEMGSQSHSEEITMLHCKNCGANQHIEENYKSLHCVYCTMPLIVEDTYTEDWILPGAILPFQFDQKKSHQVFMNWVKGLWFAPNNLKKAALDPQYTKGLYLPYWTFDAQLYASYTGQRGTYYYVTVPYTTTVNGKTVTKTRSERRTRWSSTKGTITGFIDDTLISASNQHRNQIPAKITNWKLDALEPFNSSFLAGFITEKYTISLKDGHLQSNKEAKKIATSWAKRDIGGDEQRVHNINMNLSEETFKHILLPVYVSSYQYSGTKYNFFINGQTGTISGKRPYSFWKIFFFVLFIILVIGVLVVFFQ is encoded by the coding sequence ATGGAAAAACAAAAAAGAACGATTTCTGAACAAAAGAAGTCCTGTATTAATTGTGGAGCCGAATTAACATACAAGCCTGGTACCCACATGACTACTTGTGATTATTGCGGTCACAAAGAAGAAATCAGCCCTTCAGAAATTGGATTCGAAGAATTAGAGCTTAAGCCATATCTCAATGAAATGGGATCTCAGTCTCACTCAGAAGAGATCACTATGCTTCACTGCAAAAACTGTGGTGCCAATCAACATATAGAAGAGAACTACAAATCCTTGCATTGTGTGTATTGTACAATGCCATTAATTGTAGAAGACACCTATACGGAAGATTGGATATTACCTGGAGCAATTCTCCCTTTTCAGTTCGATCAGAAAAAATCTCATCAGGTTTTTATGAATTGGGTAAAAGGCTTATGGTTTGCCCCTAATAATCTAAAAAAAGCAGCTTTGGATCCTCAATATACCAAAGGGCTATATCTCCCATATTGGACTTTTGATGCACAGCTGTATGCCTCTTATACAGGACAGCGTGGAACGTATTATTATGTAACGGTTCCTTACACCACCACTGTAAATGGGAAAACAGTAACCAAAACTCGCAGTGAACGCCGTACAAGATGGTCTTCTACAAAAGGGACTATTACTGGTTTCATCGATGATACACTTATCAGTGCTTCTAATCAACACAGAAATCAAATCCCTGCAAAAATAACCAACTGGAAACTCGACGCCTTAGAACCTTTTAACAGCAGCTTTCTAGCAGGTTTTATTACCGAGAAATACACAATATCACTAAAAGATGGGCACTTACAGTCTAACAAAGAAGCTAAAAAAATCGCAACTTCCTGGGCAAAAAGAGATATTGGAGGAGATGAACAACGAGTACACAACATAAATATGAATTTATCTGAAGAAACATTTAAGCACATTTTATTACCAGTATATGTTAGCTCATATCAGTATAGTGGAACCAAGTACAACTTTTTCATCAATGGACAAACCGGTACAATCTCAGGGAAACGTCCTTATTCCTTTTGGAAGATCTTTTTCTTCGTTTTGTTTATAATACTGGTTATTGGGGTTCTGGTAGTGTTTTTTCAATAA
- a CDS encoding DUF58 domain-containing protein: MDTKELLKKVRKIEIKTRRLSDHIFGGEYHSTFKGRGMTFSEVRQYQFGDDVRNIDWNVTARYNEPYVKVFEEERELTMMLMVDASGSQLFGTKQQFKKEIITEIAATLAFSATQNNDKIGLILFTDEIELFIPPKKGRSHVLRIIRELLEFEPKSKQTNITEALKFLSSVMKKKAIVFMLSDFIADEYQQTLKIVGKRHDVTGIRVYDQREEEIPNLGLVQMEDEETGESVLVNTSSKKVRRNYAAFYAEKTAYFKDSFTRSGSGSLSTRVDESYVKKLLGYFKRRG; this comes from the coding sequence ATGGATACGAAAGAGCTACTAAAAAAAGTACGAAAAATAGAAATAAAGACACGTCGTCTTAGTGATCATATCTTTGGAGGAGAATACCACTCTACTTTCAAAGGTAGAGGGATGACGTTTAGTGAGGTTCGTCAATACCAGTTTGGAGATGATGTACGGAATATTGACTGGAATGTAACCGCTCGTTATAACGAACCATATGTAAAAGTTTTTGAAGAAGAAAGAGAGCTAACCATGATGTTAATGGTAGACGCTTCAGGTTCTCAGTTGTTTGGTACAAAACAGCAGTTCAAAAAAGAAATCATCACAGAAATAGCGGCAACACTTGCTTTTTCTGCAACTCAAAACAATGATAAAATCGGACTTATTCTATTTACGGATGAAATAGAACTCTTTATTCCCCCTAAAAAAGGAAGATCTCATGTATTGAGGATTATAAGAGAATTACTTGAATTCGAACCGAAAAGTAAACAAACAAATATCACGGAAGCACTCAAGTTTTTGTCTAGTGTTATGAAGAAAAAAGCGATTGTTTTTATGCTTTCTGATTTTATAGCAGATGAATATCAGCAAACGCTAAAAATAGTAGGGAAACGACATGATGTGACTGGTATCAGAGTGTATGATCAAAGAGAAGAAGAAATTCCGAATCTCGGATTGGTACAGATGGAAGATGAGGAAACCGGAGAAAGTGTTTTGGTGAATACCAGTTCTAAGAAGGTAAGACGTAATTATGCCGCTTTTTATGCAGAAAAGACAGCGTATTTTAAAGATAGTTTTACCAGAAGTGGATCGGGCTCATTAAGTACTAGGGTGGATGAGAGTTATGTGAAAAAATTATTAGGATATTTTAAACGTAGAGGGTAG
- the speD gene encoding adenosylmethionine decarboxylase, with the protein MPHLGLHCTWDVYTNDTQKLSYVPYIREVLHKVVDELGLSKVQEAFKQFDPIGVTGFILLEESHISIHTWPEHSYAAIDVFSCKDFDVTLVKNMLADLLHSDTIEIHELKRGNISQSGASNAS; encoded by the coding sequence ATGCCTCATTTAGGCTTACATTGTACATGGGATGTGTATACTAACGACACCCAAAAACTTTCTTACGTTCCGTATATCAGAGAAGTACTTCATAAGGTAGTAGACGAACTAGGACTTTCCAAAGTTCAGGAAGCATTTAAGCAGTTTGATCCTATTGGAGTGACCGGGTTTATATTATTAGAGGAAAGTCATATCAGCATCCATACATGGCCAGAACATAGCTATGCTGCTATCGATGTGTTTTCCTGCAAAGATTTTGACGTAACCTTAGTCAAGAACATGCTTGCTGATTTATTACATTCTGATACGATTGAAATCCACGAGCTAAAAAGGGGAAATATTAGTCAAAGTGGAGCTTCAAATGCCTCTTAA
- a CDS encoding SPFH domain-containing protein yields the protein MGIFDEIKKKLSHEFIDIVEWLDNTNNTIVHRFERYQNEIKNGAQLIVREGQTAVFISEGQLADVFTPGTYTLNTQNLPILTTIKGWKYGFNSPFKAEVYFVNTRLFTDEKWGTKNPITLNDDRFGLVEIRAFGTYAFKISDAGKFIIDVVGTHPNFTNFEINEHLKSLIATRFTDTIGEANLPIELYAANTSELSETCLEVMQPEFNLVGITLERFYIENVSMPEELKKEIFEYSRIDKIDLDRLTKFKTAKAIEAAAANEGGTAGAGMGMGMGFVLAQQMGGMMNPMASQVQQTTPQQTAANHSTPPPMPAQTVYHYAFNGQQAGPVPFEQLKMLFANRTINKDTLIWKQGMANWAALKDIEELKVFLGGNTPPPLPGA from the coding sequence ATGGGAATTTTTGACGAAATAAAGAAAAAATTAAGCCATGAATTTATTGACATTGTAGAGTGGTTAGACAACACCAATAATACAATTGTTCACAGATTCGAGCGCTATCAGAACGAGATAAAAAACGGAGCACAACTTATTGTTCGAGAGGGGCAAACTGCTGTTTTTATCAGTGAAGGGCAACTTGCCGATGTATTTACTCCGGGAACATATACACTAAACACACAAAACTTACCCATATTAACAACCATAAAAGGTTGGAAATATGGATTCAACAGCCCGTTTAAAGCCGAAGTATATTTTGTAAATACACGTTTATTTACAGATGAAAAATGGGGAACAAAAAATCCGATTACATTAAATGACGATCGGTTTGGTCTTGTAGAAATCAGGGCTTTTGGTACCTATGCTTTTAAAATCAGTGATGCTGGTAAGTTTATTATTGATGTAGTAGGAACACATCCTAACTTTACTAATTTTGAGATCAATGAACACCTCAAAAGCCTGATCGCTACTCGTTTTACAGATACTATTGGAGAAGCTAATCTTCCGATAGAACTATATGCTGCAAATACGAGCGAATTATCAGAGACTTGCCTGGAAGTGATGCAACCTGAATTTAATCTGGTAGGAATTACTTTAGAGCGATTCTACATAGAAAATGTCTCTATGCCGGAAGAATTAAAGAAAGAAATTTTTGAATATAGTCGTATTGACAAGATTGATCTGGACAGGTTGACCAAATTCAAAACAGCCAAGGCAATCGAAGCTGCTGCTGCAAATGAAGGAGGAACTGCTGGGGCTGGAATGGGAATGGGAATGGGATTTGTACTGGCGCAACAAATGGGTGGAATGATGAACCCTATGGCATCACAAGTACAACAAACTACTCCTCAACAAACTGCTGCCAACCATTCGACTCCTCCTCCAATGCCTGCTCAAACGGTATATCATTATGCATTTAACGGACAACAAGCAGGACCCGTTCCTTTTGAACAATTAAAAATGCTATTTGCTAACCGAACTATTAATAAAGATACACTGATCTGGAAACAAGGAATGGCTAATTGGGCAGCATTAAAAGATATTGAAGAATTAAAAGTATTTTTAGGTGGCAACACACCTCCTCCCTTACCTGGAGCATAA
- a CDS encoding SDR family NAD(P)-dependent oxidoreductase, translated as MKTAFITGATSGIGKSTAIELAKHQINLILCGRRKERLLALKEELEKQVQVHILAFDIRDREETLKQIDSLPDNFKNIDILINNAGNAHGLDPIQEGNIDDWDAMIDINVKGLLYVSKAIIPGMVSRQSGHIINIGSIAAKSVYPNGGVYCASKSAVDAINTGMRIDLNKHGIRVGAIHPGLVATEFSEVRFKGDQQKAIPVYEGYTPLSAEDIADIIAFVVTRPYHVNIADLVVYPTAQATASIINKTSV; from the coding sequence ATGAAAACGGCATTCATTACTGGTGCGACAAGTGGTATCGGAAAATCTACTGCAATTGAACTTGCTAAACACCAAATAAATCTCATTTTATGTGGAAGAAGAAAAGAACGATTACTCGCTTTAAAGGAAGAATTAGAAAAACAGGTGCAAGTACACATCTTAGCTTTTGATATCAGAGACCGGGAAGAAACATTAAAACAAATCGATTCACTTCCTGATAATTTTAAAAACATTGATATTCTAATCAACAATGCTGGAAATGCACATGGGCTCGATCCAATTCAAGAAGGGAATATTGATGACTGGGATGCTATGATTGATATTAATGTAAAGGGGTTACTGTATGTTTCTAAAGCAATTATTCCAGGAATGGTCAGCCGTCAATCAGGGCACATCATTAACATTGGATCTATTGCTGCTAAAAGTGTATATCCTAATGGAGGAGTATATTGTGCTAGTAAATCTGCTGTGGATGCCATCAATACAGGAATGCGAATAGACCTCAATAAGCACGGTATCAGAGTTGGGGCAATACATCCCGGATTGGTCGCTACTGAATTCAGTGAAGTTCGCTTTAAAGGAGATCAACAAAAAGCAATACCTGTTTATGAAGGATATACTCCATTATCTGCAGAAGATATTGCCGATATTATAGCTTTTGTTGTAACTCGACCTTATCATGTCAATATTGCTGACCTGGTTGTATATCCTACCGCCCAGGCAACAGCCTCTATTATTAATAAGACTTCTGTCTGA